The DNA window TGAGCCAGGCCTTGATATTGCTTTTGATGTCCGGCTGCCCATAATTCAGAAAATCCTGGGCCCCAAGGCTATAGAGGGAGCGGCCTCGGGCGGAAAACGTCCAAAGTTCCTTATCGAGCTGCGGAATTTCGTCGGCATCGATGAGCCCATAGAACACGCGGTACGTAAAACGATGCGACTCTCGTTTTCGTAAGCGTTCATGGATCACCAGGGCATTCACCAGTCGACTCCGCAGGACGGGGACTGGTTTCACCATGGTTCTCTCCCTAATAAAGCCCGTGACAGGTTCACGGCCGACATGAAGGCGTCTTCATGGAAGCCGTATCGGAAGTAGCTGCCGCAGAAATAAAAGGGATCCGGGCTTTCGTTCAGTTCGTGCAAGCGTTTTTGGGCCTCGATCGCATCGGAATCGAAGAGGGGATGGTGATAGGTGATCCGGCGGTGAACCTTATCAGGATCAAGAGTGCCGGGTTCATTCAAGGATACGAAGTAGGGGACGTTCTCGGATAGGCCCTGCAGGCGATTCATCCAATAGATCGTGGTCGGCTGAACCGCGCCCTTGTCGTCCGCATCAATACGATAGTTCCAGGACGACCAGACTCCGCGAAGGCGGGGCATCACGCTCGCATCGCTGTGCAGGACCGTCGTGTTCTCCTGATAGGAAAAGGCGCCCAGAAGCTGCTTCTGCAGGGGCAGGGGCTTGGCCAGAAGCTTCAGAGCCTCATCGGCGTGACAGGCCAGGACCACTTTATCGAAGCTTTCCCGGGTTCCGTTCTGATGCTGAATGCAGATGCGGCCATCATCCTGCTGGGTGATGCTTTGAATCTTCTGATCCAGGCGGATACGGTCTTTGAACGGCGCAATCAAACGCTGCTTATAGGCTTCGCTGCCGCCGTCGATCGTATACCACTGGTGCTGCGTGTGCAGGCCTAAAAAACCATGATTGTGAAAGAAGCGGAGCAGGGTCTTCGCGGGAAAGAGCCGCATTTTTTCAGGAGGCGTCGACCAGACCGCGGAACTCATCGGAATAAGGTATTTGTGAAAAAAATCATCACCGTAGTCCCGAGCTTCCACCAAATCGGAAATGGTCCACTGATCGTAACGCGGGTCTTTCAGGATTTCGATGGCATCGGAATTGAAGCGATCAATGGCCAGGAGCATGCGGATGAAGCCGATATTCATCAGGTTGCGGCGCTGACGGAACAGCCCGTTGAGCCCCGTCCCGCTGTATTCCAGGTCGGTGGGCGTATGCCGGACGGCAAAGCTCATATCGGTCTTTTTCATGGGCACTTCCAGCTGATGGAACAGCCGGAGGATCAGGGGATAGGTCACATGATTGAAGACCATGAAGCCGGTATCTATGGGGACGCGACGTTCGCCTTCTTCCACAAAAACAGTGTTGGTGTGCCCGCCAACATAATTGTTTTTTTCAAAAAGCGTGATGTCGTAATCTTTTTGCACCAGATGGGCCACGCCCATCCCGGCAATGCCGGTCCCCACGATAGCCAGACTTTGCATAGACGGTTGACTCCTGCTATGAATGCGCTGGCTCCGCCCCTTGGGGAACCAACAGCTCTTTCGGCGGTACCTTTACGTCCCACACCAGTCCAAACAGTTCCATAAACTTCAAAATCATGAAGCTCGGATCGAACTGCCACCAGGTAAATCCCTGACGAGCGGAGAAGGGGTAAAAGTGATGGTTATTGTGCCAGCCTTCACCCATAGTGATCAAGGCCAGCAATGCACTATTTCGACTGTCATCTTTTGTATTGTAGGGACGACGGCCGAAAACGTGAGACAAGGAATTAATTGTAAACGTTCCGTGCCACAGAAGAATGGTGCTCAGAAAAAAGCCATACACCAGTCCAGGCAGTCCCCAGATCGCAAAAATCAAAACGGCCAAAGTCATGGGCGGCACGAGATAGTGACGATCGATCCAATCGATTTCCGGAAAGCGGGTGAGATCGGCAACCTTGGTGCGATCGATCACGCGGTTTTCCTTTTTTAAAACCCAACCCAGATGAGCTTCCCAAAGTCCCTTCTGCCTTGGTGAATGCAGGTCCTTGGGCGTGTCCGAATACTTGTGATGATGACGGTGAATCGCCGCCCACCAGATCGGACCTCTCTGGACGGACGCTGTTCCTATCCAGGCCAGCATGAACTGAACAGGCCGCGAGGTTTTGAAACTCTTATGCGAGAAGTAGCGATGAAAGCCCGCCGTGATGCCGAACATTCGCAGGTAATACATTGCAAAGCACAGCCCAAGCAGGCTCCATTCAAAAGGAACGAGCAGAAGACTGGCGAGGCCCAGAATGTGGATGACAATGAGAGTCAGACCAGCTGGTTTTTGGAACTTACGCTTCATTTTTCCTGCCTTGTGTGTGAGACGGTCGGTGTACAACCGTTTCGGTTCATAGGAAATGTGACGCGTATATTATTGGGCATTGCTCGCCGACTTGTACATCCATTGCAGCAGCGTTTACAGGACTTTGAC is part of the Oligoflexus sp. genome and encodes:
- a CDS encoding acyl-CoA desaturase; the protein is MKRKFQKPAGLTLIVIHILGLASLLLVPFEWSLLGLCFAMYYLRMFGITAGFHRYFSHKSFKTSRPVQFMLAWIGTASVQRGPIWWAAIHRHHHKYSDTPKDLHSPRQKGLWEAHLGWVLKKENRVIDRTKVADLTRFPEIDWIDRHYLVPPMTLAVLIFAIWGLPGLVYGFFLSTILLWHGTFTINSLSHVFGRRPYNTKDDSRNSALLALITMGEGWHNNHHFYPFSARQGFTWWQFDPSFMILKFMELFGLVWDVKVPPKELLVPQGAEPAHS
- a CDS encoding NAD(P)/FAD-dependent oxidoreductase, which codes for MQSLAIVGTGIAGMGVAHLVQKDYDITLFEKNNYVGGHTNTVFVEEGERRVPIDTGFMVFNHVTYPLILRLFHQLEVPMKKTDMSFAVRHTPTDLEYSGTGLNGLFRQRRNLMNIGFIRMLLAIDRFNSDAIEILKDPRYDQWTISDLVEARDYGDDFFHKYLIPMSSAVWSTPPEKMRLFPAKTLLRFFHNHGFLGLHTQHQWYTIDGGSEAYKQRLIAPFKDRIRLDQKIQSITQQDDGRICIQHQNGTRESFDKVVLACHADEALKLLAKPLPLQKQLLGAFSYQENTTVLHSDASVMPRLRGVWSSWNYRIDADDKGAVQPTTIYWMNRLQGLSENVPYFVSLNEPGTLDPDKVHRRITYHHPLFDSDAIEAQKRLHELNESPDPFYFCGSYFRYGFHEDAFMSAVNLSRALLGREPW